The following proteins are co-located in the Pedobacter sp. FW305-3-2-15-E-R2A2 genome:
- a CDS encoding HesA/MoeB/ThiF family protein encodes MDKNYYKSHLKLDFIALKGQQKLAQVKVLVIGAGGLGCPCLTALSASGIGDIGLADGDLISNSNLSRQTLFNYPDTGRHKTAVAIASLKSRNPYLLYHEHRFFVTEENILPLVGAYDIVVDATDNFQARYLINDACVVKDKPLVYGAIFQTEGHLTVFNYQSSPTLRCLFPEPDQEEALPSCAESGAYMITTNIIGSMMANEVVKIALNQEEVLRGKLLSFEALSNTITRTTYSADQQSRTKSHSRFKPAPKAIELTAAAFTEKTQGTGIELIDVRTIAERKAQHIGGKHLPLQELEQFDLTKYDAAQHFYFYCQTGIRSLQAAKKLRAKGYENAFSLKNGISNLHGQLI; translated from the coding sequence ATGGATAAAAACTACTACAAAAGTCATTTAAAACTGGATTTCATTGCCCTCAAAGGGCAACAGAAACTAGCGCAGGTGAAAGTTCTTGTGATTGGTGCCGGAGGTTTGGGTTGCCCCTGTCTGACTGCCCTCTCCGCTTCGGGAATAGGCGATATCGGCCTGGCAGATGGAGATTTGATCAGCAATTCGAACCTTTCAAGGCAAACACTTTTCAATTACCCGGATACCGGGAGGCATAAAACGGCTGTAGCCATTGCTTCACTCAAATCCAGAAATCCTTACCTGCTTTATCATGAACATCGTTTTTTTGTAACCGAAGAAAATATTCTGCCGCTGGTCGGGGCTTACGACATTGTAGTCGATGCCACAGATAATTTTCAGGCCAGATATCTGATCAACGATGCCTGTGTAGTAAAAGACAAACCCCTGGTTTATGGCGCCATATTTCAAACAGAAGGACATCTAACCGTATTCAATTACCAGAGTTCCCCTACGCTTCGCTGTCTTTTTCCGGAACCGGATCAGGAAGAAGCGCTTCCCTCCTGCGCAGAAAGCGGTGCCTACATGATCACTACCAATATTATTGGAAGCATGATGGCCAATGAAGTCGTTAAAATTGCCTTAAATCAGGAAGAAGTACTCCGCGGAAAGCTGCTCAGTTTTGAAGCTTTAAGCAACACAATTACACGAACCACCTATTCAGCCGATCAGCAATCAAGAACTAAAAGCCATTCCAGATTTAAGCCAGCCCCAAAAGCCATTGAACTGACAGCAGCAGCCTTTACAGAAAAAACTCAGGGAACAGGTATAGAGCTGATTGATGTCCGGACAATAGCAGAAAGAAAAGCGCAGCATATCGGCGGTAAACACCTTCCATTACAGGAGCTTGAACAATTTGATTTAACAAAATACGATGCTGCCCAACACTTCTATTTCTATTGCCAAACTGGAATCAGAAGCTTACAGGCGGCAAAAAAACTAAGAGCCAAGGGCTACGAAAATGCCTTTAGCCTGAAAAATGGGATCAGCAATCTCCATGGCCAATTAATATAA
- the nirB gene encoding nitrite reductase large subunit NirB, translated as MKHKKVVVIGNGMVGYKFCEKIISKSSDFSLVIFGEEPRRAYDRVHLSEYFNGTSADDLSLCTENWYSEKGITLYLNDPVKEIDRTGKTIHSSKGLTLEYDYLIIATGSAPFVPDIPGIDKEGVFVYRTIEDLDLIKNYAIHAKTGAVLGGGLLGLEAAKALIDLNLSETNVIEFAPRLMPRQIDAAGSGMLQNKLTALGLNIYTNKGTSSIEGTDRITALKFNDGSELKTDMLVISAGIRPRDELARLSGIEVGTRGGIIVNEHMQTSDPSVFAIGECALFDHNIYGLIAPGYEMAEVAAAKLCNDTKTFKGFDMSTKLKLIGVDVASFGDPFTTEPDARTILFEDSHKGIYKRINISNDGKYLLGGILIGEAEAYNMLLQTVNNKILLPPNPEDLILGSRGGSSATENAGLAGLPDEALICSCEGISKGSICNAVTEQNCESVDAIKSCTKAGTGCGGCIPMVKDLMLHTMKQNGKYVRNVICEHFHLSRQELYDLIKIHNLKSYEQVLDNLGKGDGCEVCKPLVSSLLASLWNDMILKKGNDTAQDSNDRFLANIQKGGTYSVVPRIPGGEITPEKLTIIGQVAEKYGLYTKITGGQRIDMFGAHLSDLPLIWEELIAAGFESGHAYGKALRTVKSCVGSTWCRFGLHDSVSYAIRIEERYRGLRAPHKLKSAVSGCIRECAEAQSKDFGIIATEKGWNLYVCGNGGSKPQHALLLATDVDSDTCIKYIDRFLMFYIRTADPLTRTAPWLNKMEGGMEYLRNVVVNDSLGMAAQWELEMQALVDSYQCEWKTAIEDPEIRKRFNHFVNAPEEKDPSVRFDEMRGQKKAADWTLA; from the coding sequence ATGAAACATAAAAAAGTAGTTGTAATTGGAAACGGAATGGTGGGATACAAGTTTTGTGAGAAAATAATAAGCAAATCCAGTGATTTTAGCTTGGTAATTTTCGGTGAGGAGCCGAGAAGAGCCTACGACAGGGTTCATTTAAGTGAATACTTCAATGGAACATCTGCAGATGACCTCTCTTTATGTACAGAAAACTGGTATTCGGAAAAAGGAATCACACTTTATTTGAATGATCCGGTAAAAGAAATCGACAGAACCGGCAAAACCATCCATTCCTCAAAGGGGCTTACCCTGGAATACGACTACCTCATCATTGCTACCGGCTCTGCCCCTTTTGTACCTGATATCCCAGGTATTGACAAGGAAGGTGTTTTTGTATACCGTACCATTGAAGATTTGGATCTGATAAAAAACTATGCCATACATGCCAAAACAGGCGCCGTTCTTGGCGGTGGCTTATTAGGGCTCGAAGCAGCAAAAGCCCTGATAGATTTAAATCTGAGCGAGACCAATGTGATCGAGTTTGCTCCCCGACTGATGCCAAGACAAATCGACGCTGCCGGCAGTGGGATGCTGCAAAACAAACTGACTGCATTAGGTCTGAACATCTATACCAATAAAGGAACAAGCAGTATTGAAGGTACTGACCGGATTACCGCCTTAAAATTTAATGATGGCAGCGAATTAAAAACAGATATGCTGGTGATCTCTGCCGGAATCAGACCCAGAGACGAACTGGCCAGGCTATCAGGCATCGAAGTAGGCACAAGAGGTGGCATTATCGTAAATGAGCATATGCAAACCAGCGATCCTTCAGTTTTTGCCATAGGCGAATGTGCCCTGTTTGACCATAATATCTACGGTTTAATTGCCCCTGGTTATGAAATGGCGGAAGTCGCAGCGGCAAAACTTTGCAATGACACTAAAACCTTTAAAGGATTTGACATGAGTACCAAGCTGAAGCTGATCGGAGTGGATGTAGCCAGCTTTGGAGATCCTTTTACCACAGAACCAGATGCCAGGACCATACTTTTTGAAGACAGCCACAAAGGCATTTACAAACGCATTAACATCAGCAATGACGGAAAATATCTGCTTGGCGGCATATTAATAGGAGAAGCAGAAGCTTATAACATGCTCCTGCAGACCGTAAACAATAAAATATTGCTTCCACCAAATCCTGAGGATCTGATCCTGGGCTCAAGGGGCGGCAGTTCAGCAACAGAAAATGCCGGACTGGCCGGACTTCCCGACGAGGCCCTGATCTGCAGTTGCGAAGGCATCAGCAAAGGATCGATTTGCAACGCAGTAACCGAACAAAACTGCGAATCAGTTGACGCCATAAAGAGTTGCACCAAAGCAGGAACAGGTTGCGGAGGCTGCATTCCGATGGTAAAAGACCTGATGCTCCATACCATGAAGCAAAATGGCAAATACGTTAGAAACGTCATCTGCGAGCATTTTCATTTAAGCAGACAAGAACTCTATGATCTTATAAAAATACATAACCTAAAAAGTTACGAGCAGGTGCTGGACAATCTGGGCAAAGGCGATGGCTGTGAAGTATGCAAGCCATTGGTATCATCGCTTTTAGCGAGTTTATGGAACGACATGATTCTCAAAAAAGGCAATGATACTGCCCAGGACAGCAACGACCGCTTTTTGGCAAATATCCAGAAAGGAGGCACTTACTCTGTCGTACCGCGTATCCCGGGAGGAGAGATTACGCCCGAAAAGCTAACCATTATAGGTCAGGTCGCTGAAAAGTATGGCCTCTACACCAAAATCACAGGCGGACAACGCATAGATATGTTCGGGGCACATCTGAGCGACCTCCCCCTGATCTGGGAAGAACTGATTGCCGCAGGTTTTGAAAGCGGTCATGCCTATGGCAAAGCCTTACGCACCGTAAAAAGTTGTGTCGGCAGCACCTGGTGCAGATTTGGCTTACACGATAGCGTAAGCTATGCGATCCGGATAGAAGAACGCTACAGAGGTCTGCGTGCACCTCACAAATTGAAATCAGCAGTCAGCGGTTGTATTCGCGAATGTGCAGAAGCACAAAGTAAAGATTTTGGAATCATTGCTACTGAAAAGGGCTGGAACCTCTATGTATGCGGTAACGGAGGAAGTAAACCTCAGCACGCTTTATTATTGGCTACAGACGTAGACAGTGATACCTGTATTAAATATATAGACCGTTTTTTGATGTTCTATATCCGTACGGCCGATCCTTTAACCCGGACTGCACCATGGCTGAACAAAATGGAAGGTGGTATGGAATACCTGCGAAATGTAGTCGTAAATGACAGCCTCGGTATGGCAGCGCAGTGGGAACTGGAAATGCAGGCGCTGGTAGACAGTTATCAGTGTGAATGGAAAACAGCAATTGAAGACCCGGAGATCCGAAAACGCTTTAACCACTTCGTGAACGCTCCTGAAGAAAAAGATCCAAGTGTAAGATTCGATGAAATGCGGGGCCAGAAAAAAGCAGCAGACTGGACATTGGCTTAA
- a CDS encoding molybdopterin molybdotransferase MoeA, which yields MSLTSFEEAISILSAISSSFERENIHLEEADGRILAENIYADRDYPPFNRAAMDGYAIMQSDWKKGIRTYQITETIFTGQPAKRPLTSGSCYKIMTGAATPEMANIIIRREDAEESDVQVILHSDGLKNYQNIARQGEDSSKGSLLLAAPLRCSPQVIALLATVGKAILQVYKLPKVALITTGDEIVSPSASINPFQIRNSNQYLLKSLLKQWKICPVLSAHVNDDKEKLTSLLSAALEANLVIINGAVSAGDADHVPAVLQELGVKTLFHKVSIRPGKPLLVGKTPSGTVVFALPGNPLSCLSTFTIFVEHYLYRCFGYEARPQQRLPILQNKTKKHLLTEFFPVGTDHSGGINSVPFNGSGDVTAAIHAQGLAMQPADSKQLNKDDLITFYPFNHYK from the coding sequence TTGAGCCTGACAAGTTTTGAAGAAGCGATTTCCATCCTCTCTGCAATTTCCAGTTCCTTTGAAAGAGAAAACATCCACCTGGAAGAAGCGGATGGCCGGATCCTGGCAGAAAACATCTATGCAGACCGTGATTATCCCCCATTCAACCGGGCTGCGATGGATGGCTATGCCATCATGCAAAGCGATTGGAAAAAAGGCATCAGAACATACCAGATCACAGAGACCATATTTACCGGTCAGCCAGCCAAACGCCCACTGACTTCAGGCAGCTGTTATAAAATCATGACCGGTGCAGCTACGCCTGAAATGGCAAACATCATTATCAGAAGAGAAGATGCAGAAGAGTCCGACGTACAGGTAATTTTACATTCCGACGGCCTGAAAAATTATCAGAACATCGCCCGACAAGGCGAAGACAGCAGTAAAGGAAGCTTGCTTCTGGCCGCTCCGTTAAGGTGTAGCCCGCAGGTCATTGCTTTACTGGCAACTGTAGGCAAAGCTATATTGCAGGTTTACAAACTACCAAAAGTAGCCCTGATCACCACGGGTGATGAAATAGTGAGCCCCTCTGCCAGTATCAATCCTTTCCAGATTCGCAACAGCAATCAATATCTTCTAAAATCCTTGCTCAAGCAATGGAAAATCTGCCCGGTGCTATCTGCACATGTCAACGATGATAAAGAAAAGTTAACCAGCCTGTTAAGCGCTGCACTGGAAGCCAATCTGGTGATCATTAACGGAGCGGTTTCTGCCGGAGATGCCGACCATGTACCTGCTGTACTGCAAGAGCTGGGTGTTAAAACACTGTTTCATAAGGTGAGTATCCGCCCCGGCAAACCACTACTGGTGGGAAAAACACCATCAGGAACCGTAGTTTTTGCCCTTCCAGGGAACCCACTTTCCTGTCTCAGCACGTTTACCATTTTTGTAGAACATTATTTATACCGCTGCTTTGGCTACGAGGCCAGGCCCCAGCAAAGGCTTCCAATTTTGCAAAACAAAACAAAGAAACACCTTTTAACAGAATTTTTTCCTGTCGGCACTGACCACTCCGGCGGAATAAATTCAGTCCCTTTCAATGGATCCGGAGACGTCACTGCCGCTATCCATGCCCAGGGACTGGCCATGCAACCCGCAGATTCAAAACAACTTAACAAAGACGATTTAATCACCTTCTATCCATTTAACCATTATAAATAA
- a CDS encoding sodium/sugar symporter: MNSLSTYDYIVFLVYFLIVAVYGFAVYRKKQAHKENSKDFFLAKDSLTWWAIGASLIASNISAEQFIGMSGSGFTMGLAIATYEWMAAATLIIVAIFFIPVYLKNKIYTMPQFLGQRYNNTVAMIMAVFWLLLYVVVNLTSILYLGALAINSISGINTTACMYVLAVFAIIITLGGMKVIGYTDVIQVFFLILGGLATTYLALELVATHFGSSGVLNGLAMVKEKASDHFHMIFRQENPHYMDLPGLTVLIGGMWIVNLNYWGCNQYITQRALGADLKTARSGLLFAAGLKLLMPVIVVLPGIAAYVLYKEGYGDFKTAMVKDGSLNADSAYPVLLNLLPSGLKGLSFAALTAAIVASLAGKANSIATIFTLDIYNKVINKGANEHRQVVVGRITVIVAMLLAIVIAPQLGIDKKGGFQFIQEYTGFVSPGIFAMFILGFFWKRTTSNAALFATIGGFLLSVGFKALPNFCNLEWLSNFGFAKLAEQKDGSMLYEIPFLDRMGFVFIICVVSMVIISLFENRNGVNPKGLEVDRSMFKTNAGFAAGALIITGVLIALYSIFW; this comes from the coding sequence ATGAACTCATTGAGTACATACGATTACATCGTTTTCCTCGTCTACTTCCTGATTGTTGCGGTCTATGGATTTGCCGTTTACCGCAAGAAACAAGCACACAAAGAGAACTCTAAAGATTTCTTTCTAGCAAAAGACTCACTGACCTGGTGGGCTATTGGAGCCTCTCTGATCGCCTCAAATATTTCAGCCGAGCAATTTATCGGAATGAGCGGCTCCGGGTTCACAATGGGCCTTGCAATCGCTACCTACGAATGGATGGCTGCCGCTACCTTAATTATTGTAGCGATCTTCTTCATTCCAGTATACCTGAAAAATAAAATCTATACGATGCCCCAGTTCCTGGGACAACGGTACAACAATACAGTAGCCATGATCATGGCTGTTTTCTGGCTATTGCTCTATGTGGTCGTCAACCTGACCTCGATCCTATACCTTGGCGCATTGGCGATCAACAGCATTTCCGGCATCAATACTACAGCCTGCATGTATGTGCTGGCGGTATTCGCAATCATCATCACCCTTGGTGGAATGAAGGTAATCGGCTATACTGATGTCATTCAGGTTTTCTTCCTCATCTTAGGAGGACTGGCCACGACCTACCTGGCATTGGAACTGGTAGCAACTCATTTTGGCAGCTCAGGGGTATTGAACGGATTGGCGATGGTTAAAGAAAAAGCCTCGGATCATTTCCATATGATCTTCCGCCAGGAAAACCCTCATTACATGGACCTTCCGGGCTTAACCGTACTTATTGGCGGGATGTGGATCGTAAACCTGAATTACTGGGGCTGTAACCAATACATCACACAAAGGGCTTTAGGTGCAGATTTAAAGACCGCCCGATCAGGATTGCTTTTTGCTGCCGGACTGAAATTGTTAATGCCGGTAATCGTGGTCCTTCCGGGAATTGCCGCCTATGTATTGTATAAAGAAGGCTATGGAGATTTTAAAACGGCCATGGTAAAAGACGGATCTTTAAATGCAGATTCCGCCTATCCGGTCTTGCTAAACCTACTTCCTTCAGGACTAAAAGGTCTTTCTTTTGCGGCACTGACCGCAGCGATCGTGGCTTCACTGGCCGGAAAAGCAAATAGTATTGCCACTATTTTCACACTGGACATCTACAACAAAGTCATCAACAAAGGAGCAAACGAACACCGACAGGTGGTAGTGGGCAGGATTACGGTGATTGTTGCGATGTTGCTGGCCATTGTCATCGCTCCTCAGCTTGGAATTGACAAAAAGGGAGGTTTTCAATTTATTCAGGAGTACACGGGATTTGTGTCGCCGGGCATCTTTGCGATGTTTATCCTGGGATTTTTCTGGAAAAGAACCACCTCTAACGCGGCACTTTTTGCCACCATCGGAGGATTTTTGCTTTCCGTAGGGTTTAAAGCACTTCCTAATTTCTGTAATCTGGAATGGCTAAGCAATTTTGGGTTCGCAAAATTGGCAGAACAAAAAGATGGCAGCATGTTGTACGAAATCCCTTTCCTTGATAGAATGGGCTTTGTATTCATCATCTGTGTGGTCAGCATGGTCATTATCAGCTTATTTGAAAACAGAAATGGAGTAAATCCTAAAGGACTGGAAGTTGACCGCAGTATGTTTAAAACCAACGCTGGTTTTGCTGCAGGCGCTTTGATCATTACAGGAGTGCTGATTGCACTTTACAGCATTTTCTGGTAG
- the nirD gene encoding nitrite reductase small subunit NirD: MIETTTNWFAACRVEDAVENGGVCVKCGDEQIALFYFTRRNEWYATQNLCPHRQQMALSRGMIGSVGEDPKIACPFHKKTFSLSTGECLSGDECAIQTYPVKVEDGLVYIGLKN, from the coding sequence ATGATAGAAACAACAACAAACTGGTTTGCAGCCTGCCGCGTAGAGGATGCGGTAGAAAATGGCGGAGTATGTGTAAAATGCGGCGATGAGCAGATCGCATTATTCTATTTTACACGCCGCAATGAGTGGTATGCCACACAAAACCTTTGTCCGCACCGTCAACAAATGGCCCTCAGTCGCGGTATGATAGGCTCAGTAGGCGAAGATCCTAAAATCGCCTGCCCTTTTCATAAAAAAACATTCTCTCTGTCGACAGGAGAATGCCTTAGCGGGGACGAGTGCGCGATACAAACCTATCCTGTAAAAGTGGAGGATGGACTGGTCTACATCGGACTGAAGAATTAA
- the xylA gene encoding xylose isomerase, whose product MITVTTGEKEFFKGIGPIKFEGLASDNPLAFRWYNENRMIAGKTMKEHLRFACAYWHSFVGTGGDPFGEASIIHPWNEKSDAVARAKDKMDAAFEFITKMNLPYYCFHDVDLVDYTNDIPENERRLQAIVEYARQKQEVSGVKLLWGTANLFSHRRYMNGAATNPDFHVLAHGAAQVKSALDATITLGGENYVFWGGREGYMSLLNTNMKREQEHLAKFLHAAKDYARKQGFKGTFFIEPKPCEPSKHQYDYDSATVSNFLRQYGLLEDFKLNIEVNHATLAGHTFQHELQVAADAGLLGSMDANRGDYQNGWDTDQFPNNINELTEAMLIVLEANGLQGGGINFDAKIRRNSTDPADLFYAHIGGMDTFARALVTADQILQQSDYKKIRTDRYASFDKGAGQDFENGLMDLEALRNYAVEKGEPQSISGQQELLENIINRFI is encoded by the coding sequence ATGATTACAGTAACGACAGGAGAAAAGGAATTTTTCAAAGGAATTGGACCCATAAAATTTGAAGGATTAGCTTCAGATAACCCACTGGCATTTCGCTGGTATAATGAAAACAGAATGATCGCAGGAAAGACGATGAAGGAACACCTGCGTTTTGCCTGTGCCTACTGGCATTCTTTTGTCGGCACCGGCGGAGATCCCTTTGGCGAAGCCAGCATCATTCATCCATGGAATGAAAAATCCGATGCAGTAGCCCGCGCAAAAGACAAAATGGACGCGGCCTTTGAGTTCATCACCAAGATGAATCTCCCCTATTACTGCTTTCATGACGTGGATCTGGTAGATTACACCAACGACATCCCTGAGAATGAAAGACGGCTCCAGGCCATCGTGGAGTATGCCCGACAAAAACAGGAGGTAAGTGGCGTGAAACTACTTTGGGGAACGGCAAATTTGTTTTCTCACCGCCGATACATGAATGGTGCGGCAACAAATCCTGACTTTCATGTTTTGGCGCATGGCGCTGCACAGGTGAAATCAGCTTTAGATGCCACAATTACACTGGGTGGAGAGAATTACGTATTCTGGGGTGGTCGTGAGGGCTACATGAGCCTTTTGAACACCAATATGAAACGGGAACAGGAACACCTGGCAAAATTCTTACATGCCGCAAAAGACTATGCACGCAAACAGGGTTTCAAAGGAACTTTCTTTATTGAACCGAAGCCATGCGAACCTTCTAAACACCAATACGATTACGATTCAGCAACGGTAAGTAATTTCCTTCGTCAATACGGCTTACTGGAAGATTTCAAGTTAAACATTGAGGTGAACCATGCGACTCTTGCTGGTCACACCTTTCAACATGAGCTACAGGTTGCTGCCGATGCAGGCTTATTGGGCTCTATGGATGCCAACAGAGGTGATTATCAAAACGGATGGGATACCGATCAGTTTCCAAACAACATCAATGAGCTGACAGAAGCCATGCTGATTGTACTGGAGGCCAATGGTCTTCAAGGCGGGGGAATCAACTTTGACGCTAAGATCAGAAGAAACTCGACCGACCCTGCTGATTTGTTCTATGCGCATATCGGGGGGATGGATACTTTTGCCAGAGCACTGGTTACAGCAGATCAAATCCTACAGCAATCCGATTACAAAAAAATCAGAACCGACCGCTATGCATCATTTGACAAGGGTGCCGGTCAGGATTTTGAAAACGGGCTGATGGACCTGGAAGCTTTACGCAACTATGCAGTGGAAAAAGGAGAACCGCAAAGCATCAGCGGCCAGCAGGAACTGCTGGAAAACATCATTAACAGATTCATTTAA
- the moaCB gene encoding bifunctional molybdenum cofactor biosynthesis protein MoaC/MoaB yields MRDITGKQITLRTAKAVAVIYCSAETLMIIKNNQLPKGNLFDVARAAGFLGAKLTPQLLPHCHPVTIDSMDISFEINESPRSGITINGEAKSIGRTGIEMEILTAVSVAALEIYDMLKPVDSTLEIGGIKLLQKTGGKSDRKKYFSTPPVCAILVCSDSTSAGKREDKSGIMIRQMLEQVNANVKAYEILPDDKELIQKQLLKWVAEDVHFIFTTGGTGLGPRDNTVTAVTEILERDADGITEAMRNFGQMRTPMAMMSRAVAGSISQTLILTLPGSSSGARESLEAVLPGIFHARKMMKGGGH; encoded by the coding sequence ATGCGCGACATCACCGGTAAACAGATCACATTGAGAACAGCAAAAGCGGTAGCGGTGATTTACTGTTCAGCAGAAACCCTGATGATCATTAAAAATAACCAACTCCCTAAGGGTAATCTTTTCGACGTAGCCAGAGCTGCCGGATTTTTAGGCGCCAAGCTGACCCCACAACTGCTTCCACATTGCCATCCGGTAACCATAGACAGCATGGACATCAGTTTTGAAATCAATGAAAGTCCAAGGTCGGGAATCACCATAAATGGGGAGGCCAAATCTATAGGAAGAACAGGAATCGAAATGGAAATACTGACCGCAGTATCCGTTGCAGCGCTGGAAATTTACGACATGCTCAAACCTGTGGACAGCACACTGGAGATAGGCGGCATTAAACTGCTGCAGAAAACAGGTGGGAAAAGTGACCGGAAAAAGTACTTCTCCACTCCTCCTGTCTGTGCAATTTTAGTATGCTCAGACTCCACATCTGCTGGAAAAAGAGAAGACAAAAGCGGAATCATGATCCGGCAAATGCTGGAACAGGTCAATGCAAATGTAAAAGCCTACGAAATCCTGCCGGACGACAAAGAGCTGATCCAAAAGCAATTGCTAAAATGGGTAGCCGAGGATGTACATTTTATATTTACCACCGGAGGTACTGGACTTGGTCCCCGCGACAATACCGTAACTGCTGTAACTGAAATTCTGGAACGGGATGCAGATGGAATTACCGAAGCCATGCGCAACTTCGGTCAAATGCGGACCCCAATGGCCATGATGAGCCGTGCAGTAGCCGGCTCCATTTCGCAAACCCTGATCCTCACCCTGCCTGGAAGCAGCAGTGGAGCCAGAGAATCCCTGGAAGCCGTATTACCGGGAATTTTCCATGCCCGAAAAATGATGAAGGGAGGTGGACATTGA
- the cobA gene encoding uroporphyrinogen-III C-methyltransferase: MLEKEGDFGIFVIGGGPGDPELITLKGYRVLKRAEVILYDNLINKELLEIAPKDCKMVYVGKQPYGNYTPQEVIHELIKEYTQTHRVVVRLKGGDPFIFGRGFEEVLFAEKHGIPAHYIPGISSMQASGFSGIPLTHRGVSESMWIITGTKKDGSLSNDLRCAINSAATVVIYMGMKKLAEIAGVYKDAGLGGMPAAIIQHASLPQQKKVVCRAEDLPAAAARGGLTYPAIVIVGEVVGIKGAA; the protein is encoded by the coding sequence ATGTTAGAAAAAGAAGGTGATTTTGGGATTTTTGTAATAGGTGGTGGTCCTGGGGACCCCGAATTGATTACTTTGAAGGGATATCGCGTATTGAAAAGAGCAGAAGTGATACTTTATGACAATTTAATCAATAAAGAGCTGCTTGAAATCGCGCCGAAGGACTGTAAAATGGTTTATGTAGGTAAACAGCCTTACGGAAACTATACTCCGCAGGAAGTTATCCATGAGTTGATTAAAGAATATACACAAACACACCGGGTGGTGGTTCGTTTAAAGGGAGGGGATCCTTTTATTTTTGGAAGAGGCTTTGAAGAAGTGCTCTTTGCTGAAAAACATGGTATTCCTGCTCATTATATACCCGGAATCAGCAGTATGCAGGCCAGTGGATTTAGTGGCATCCCTTTGACGCATCGCGGGGTTAGTGAAAGTATGTGGATCATTACCGGTACCAAGAAGGATGGCAGTTTGTCTAATGATCTGCGTTGTGCGATTAACAGCGCGGCGACTGTTGTAATTTATATGGGAATGAAGAAGCTTGCAGAGATCGCGGGTGTTTACAAAGATGCGGGGTTAGGGGGGATGCCTGCGGCAATCATACAGCACGCCTCTTTGCCGCAACAGAAAAAGGTGGTATGCAGGGCTGAGGATTTGCCTGCGGCAGCCGCCAGGGGTGGATTGACTTATCCTGCCATCGTTATCGTTGGCGAAGTGGTTGGGATTAAGGGGGCTGCGTAA